The DNA sequence AGTCCAAAGTTAATGATTGATCCTTCATTTGTTCCTTCTCATCAGTCATATTTTCCTTCTTCTCAGTCATATTTTCCTTCTCCTCAGTTATTTGTTCCTTCTCCTCAGTTATTTGTTCCTTCTCCTCAGTTATTTGTTCTTTCTCCTCAGTTATTTGTTCCTTCTCCTCAGTTATTTGTTCTTTCTCCTCAGTTATTTGTTCTTTCTCCTCAGTTATTTGTTCCTTCTCCTCAGTTATTTGTTCCTTCTCCTCAGTTATTTGTTCCTTCTCCTCAGTCATTTGTTCCTTCTCCTCAGTTATTTGTTCCTTCTCCTCAGTTATTTGTTCCTTCTCCTCAGTCATATTTTCCTTCTTCTCAGTCATATTTTCCTTCTCCTCAGtcattttttccttttctttctCTGTCACTTGTTCCTTCTCCTCAGTCATTTTTTCCTTCTCCTCAGTCATATTTTCCTTCTCCTCAGTCATATTTTCCTTCTCCGCAGTCATATTTTCCTTCTCCGCAGTCATATTTTCCTTCTCCGCAGTCATATTTTCCTTCTTCTCAGTCATATTTTCCTTCTTCTCAGTCATATTTTCCTTCTTCTCAGTCATATTTTCCTTCTCCTCAGTCATATTTTCCTTCTTCTCCGTTTTTTCTTCCTTCTTCTCCGTTTTTTCTTCCTTCTCTTTTTCCCCTTTCATCTTTTGTTCCTCTTTAATAATTACTTTACGTttgcatatatttttttttgcttttttctctttttttgcAAAAATTTCTTCTCCTTGCAAATTATGCAAAATAAAGAGTTCATCTACAATACATATTAAACTATTATGTACTTGATAGAAATCTAAATCgattttaaaattatccatttgattataataatagaattcataaaataatataattaaattatgtaAGATATTATCTATAaggattttattattattttttttatttttttttttatgtcctaatttgaaatatatttttttttttttttttactttgtATAAACTtccataaatttttttaatatccaTGGGGAAAATTAAATTCTTTGTTTCTTCCATTTttgaatataaatttatatctcGTTTTATAAaggtttttatattaatttttttatatattatattatctgAATCATGAAGATTATCAAAATTAGATATATCTTTACAAtctttgtaattttttacaattatattaaattgttctttatataaaatatttcttttatcttctattttattatttctttccatatcattattaacatcattttcttcatttttttttctttcgtTTGATAAATGATAATCGTCATCTCCTTTATTTTTTGCTGTACTCCTTTTTGCATAATTCAAATGTTGATTACGACATGTTAGATGATCCGCGAAAATATTGATTTTTAagtttgtatttttattgtcaTTAATAACGtcgtttattttattgtcattaatattatcatttattttattgtcattaatattatcatttattatattgtcattaatattatcatttattatattgtcattaatattatcatttattatattgtcattaatattatcattaatattatcatttatatttgtaattaaatttgtatttatttttatttttatatttgtatttatttttatatttgtatttgtttttattatattctcatttattataatactttcctttatattttctccgttggaaatattttttttttcttcttgcaatccttttctttcattttttaaatacgtACACTTATCTTGCATGTGCATTATTATACCATCATTTGTAtcgtcattatttttatttattattatttttttttttttctcttcatAATTTGAATCCTTATCCTTTGCGATATGATGCTCTTCcgaatttttatatgtacttatttttatattggcacttttgttttttatattttcatcgtttatattttcatcgtttatattttcatcgtttatattttcatcgtttatattttcatcgtttatattttcatcgtttatattttcatcgtttatattttcatcgtttatattttcatcgtttatattttcatcgtttatattttcatcgtttatattttcatcgtttatattttcatcgtttatattttcatcgtttatatttttattgtttatattttcatcgtttatatttttattgtttatatttttattgtttatattttcatattttatatttttattgtttatatttttattttttacttcatcatattttatattttcattttttacctcatcatattttatattttcattttttaaattttcatattttaaattttcatattttatattttcattttttaaattttcattttttaaattttcattttttaaattttcattttttagcTTATCATTATCTACATtaccatttttaatatttccatttttttttacctttccatcttttattttatccatttttattttttccatttttattttttccatttttattttatccctttttattttttcccttttcaTATCGTCACTCTTctcataataattaaatgaaGCACTTTGGAACTTATCATGGGCAATTTTATTTATCCTATTTTCGAGTTTTCCTATTTCTAgagataatttaattttttcatttttcaaaGTTAGCTTttcattaattattttatttttcattttttgaaaattcGATTTTTCTAatgataattcttttttttgtatttctaATTTTGCTTGATCCAtacatatttgttttttttcatttattaaattatttttttcattttctacttttttttgttcaagCTCAAATAAACATTTCTgttcataaaattttttattgttatcagAAAAGGTACTTTTAACATTATCTAGgttttttttacttatacataataatttcttttcaaATTCGAAttgttccatttttttttcaagtgCTTTTATTCTTAAATCTAATTCATTTCTATCATTATGTGTTCGTATTCTTAAATAACCAATATATGTTTCATATCTTCGAAGCTTATATGTATTACTTTCTAAAGACTGTTTATATATAGCAAGGTTTTTCTTTTCCACCATCAGATTGTTTCTTTCTGCttccatatttttgttttgtatatttatattttccttatctgtaataattttttgcttgtccatataaattatatttttttctatatcatgtttttctttttctttttttagtTCTAATATGTCACTTTCTAATTTGGTTCTATCTTTGGTTAGGTCTTCTTTAAATTTCttaatcatatttttatccttttcattttcttcttcatttaatttaaCATTTGCTTTATCActaattaatttaattatatctttgttaattttttgaCTTAAAAGTTCCATTTGTTTTCTTTGTTTCTCCATATAATCTCTTtcaattgttttatttatgacATCTTTTGAAGTGTCTTTATTAGATTTATTTACATTGgaagaatattttaaaaacatatCACCATATATATCCGAATTACTATTTTCTTCCTCTGTATCCttatttttgtttgtatatttattatatttcagattttgttcttttccatgtttattgtatttttttaatgccttcttataatataaataatttgtaaCTCTATTTAATCTTTCTATTGGTTTTAATATCTCGATTCGAAAATCTCTTTTTTCATCTtcaattttttcaaaattttcttttatcatCTTCTTTTGTATATCGACAATTATAACATCTAATTCTAAATCTTCTTTCTTCAGTTCATATGCTTTTTTCTCTTTACAAAAtgattctttttcattttccatCTCTATCTTATCCTTGTCTAGTTTTTCTCTTTCATCTTTAATATTCAGTTTATCAAGATCTAATTTTATCTCTTCATTCTTAATGTTTAGAAACTTCTGCTTTTCTTTTACACATAAGTTATCGATCAATatgcttttttttatttcgtaTGTTATAGTTTCCTTGTTATCTaagaacttttttttttcctcttcAAAAACTATTTTGTCATTGCTAATATTTTGGATTTCTTTTTCAAGCGTCATTTTGTCATTactaatattttgtatttctttCTCAATcgtaattttttcatttctaatattttgtatttctttCTCAAGCGTAATTTTGTCATTACTAAAATTTTTGATTTCTTTCTCAAGCGTCATTTTGTCATTTCTAAAATTTTTGATTTCTTTTTCAAGCGTCATTTTGTCATTactaatattttgtatttctttCTCAATcgtaattttttcatttctaatattttgtatttctttCTCAAGCGTAATTTTGTCATTACTAAAATTTTTGATTTCTTTCTCAAGCGTCATTTTGTCATTTCTAAAATTTTTGATTTCTTTCTCAATCGTCATTTTGTCATTTCTAAAATTTTTGATTTCTTTCTCAATCGTAATTTTGTCATTactaatattttgtatttctttttcaagcgtcattttttcatttctaatattttgtatttctttCTCAAGCGTAATTTTGTCATTactaatattttgtttttctttctcAATcgtaattttttcattactaaaatttttgatttctttttcaagctccattttttcattagtaatatttttttttgtttgctCATGATTTATTTGTTCCAAATCAATTATTAGTCTTTctgtattcatttttttgttttcctcgtcaatatatattttttggtcttttatttttttcttctcttcctcaataaatattttttcctctttcattttttccttCTGTTCCTCAATAAACATAATTTCTCgctgaattttttttttttctagttCATTTTCGATTTGTTCGATGCTTATTCTGCATTTCATTATTTCCAGATTATTTCTCATCTGTGCAATTTTTCCATATGCAAACATTGATTTGTATATTTCATAATGAGTATATTTGtgtgtgtacatatatttgtgAATATCCATCTGTTCCTCAATTTTTATGGATTGATTTATCAATACTTCCAATCTCGAAATATGATCATTTTgtgtattttctttttttttttgatttaaaaatatatatttatttgtttcccATTCATGTAATGATTTAAATAATCTACTATGAATTTTTGAATATTCTAAATGAAAAAGttgtctttttatattttcgaTTTCTCTCAAATTAATAGTACAATGTAAATTTTGTATTAgtttattttcctttatatgtatatctaGATTCTTATCTAG is a window from the Plasmodium falciparum 3D7 genome assembly, chromosome: 4 genome containing:
- a CDS encoding NYN domain-containing protein, putative, yielding MDQHKNILEICGKNDISKEETKEHANVLLGCAKTEKEEKNLVDDKIYNEKSNLINIINNKNDIMKTTDVKNDKTLKDDTIERINQKVVKTKKNHLINEEEKNIHEDINQNGNKSKPDDNKSKPDDNKSKPDDNKSKPDDNKSKPDDNKSNPDDNKSKPDDNKSNPNDNKSKPDDNKNKPNDNKNKPDDNKSKPDDNKSKPDDNKSKPNDNKSKPNDNKSKPDDNKSNPNDNKCIMNDNKTNGDIKKNKIDNVFINRCSNNSYVRVINRTNRIYNYVENMIRQKKHFMVKYKNYYIHYAEKVMNIKEIKRKYEENYHFAKSYLCHDDLLNIKKDTIMFVKKHRELNYRNTNLCEHKNKNDNKIFNEINGLRSILSEDKTNMEIKDDEYYKIIEQTNHQCFKDKENVNPVDIMNIHKDTYNDNATNINKEDDNNYLDMDHIHMKEMNSNVGLSYIYYYMNNNDMFSKNVYKIYIMKSEGNYTRHMNKDIDEQRCIYNTCSKNNIYSINHYSGDINICLGNNVKGEDHTFVNMPYDKKKWNEIRKSTNNNYNNINRDKRNTHRSLKNVRIINIKHKNISYVICKNYLKKGKNYYERRMLKNMNLKYNILKINKYILSCNNIYKYAKMKYILQSVFNKILTNKNIMDYNKINTIIGKEKEKEKDNNIKHNTKHNSKHKNNNNNNNNNKEKPNDDINIVKMKKKRTYIFFINKTYKLFIHNYKNISFKFENLMRKHFVAKYDYIFKKLSYYITLKKEIDLCKLYMYDMNALEILDKNLDIHIKENKLIQNLHCTINLREIENIKRQLFHLEYSKIHSRLFKSLHEWETNKYIFLNQKKKENTQNDHISRLEVLINQSIKIEEQMDIHKYMYTHKYTHYEIYKSMFAYGKIAQMRNNLEIMKCRISIEQIENELEKKKIQREIMFIEEQKEKMKEEKIFIEEEKKKIKDQKIYIDEENKKMNTERLIIDLEQINHEQTKKNITNEKMELEKEIKNFSNEKITIEKEKQNISNDKITLEKEIQNIRNEKMTLEKEIQNISNDKITIEKEIKNFRNDKMTIEKEIKNFRNDKMTLEKEIKNFSNDKITLEKEIQNIRNEKITIEKEIQNISNDKMTLEKEIKNFRNDKMTLEKEIKNFSNDKITLEKEIQNIRNEKITIEKEIQNISNDKMTLEKEIQNISNDKIVFEEEKKKFLDNKETITYEIKKSILIDNLCVKEKQKFLNIKNEEIKLDLDKLNIKDEREKLDKDKIEMENEKESFCKEKKAYELKKEDLELDVIIVDIQKKMIKENFEKIEDEKRDFRIEILKPIERLNRVTNYLYYKKALKKYNKHGKEQNLKYNKYTNKNKDTEEENSNSDIYGDMFLKYSSNVNKSNKDTSKDVINKTIERDYMEKQRKQMELLSQKINKDIIKLISDKANVKLNEEENEKDKNMIKKFKEDLTKDRTKLESDILELKKEKEKHDIEKNIIYMDKQKIITDKENINIQNKNMEAERNNLMVEKKNLAIYKQSLESNTYKLRRYETYIGYLRIRTHNDRNELDLRIKALEKKMEQFEFEKKLLCISKKNLDNVKSTFSDNNKKFYEQKCLFELEQKKVENEKNNLINEKKQICMDQAKLEIQKKELSLEKSNFQKMKNKIINEKLTLKNEKIKLSLEIGKLENRINKIAHDKFQSASFNYYEKSDDMKREKIKRDKIKMEKIKMEKIKMDKIKDGKVKKNGNIKNGNVDNDKLKNENLKNENLKNENLKNENIKYENLKYENLKNENIKYDEVKNENIKYDEVKNKNINNKNIKYENINNKNINNKNINDENINNKNINDENINDENINDENINDENINDENINDENINDENINDENINDENINDENINDENINDENINDENINDENIKNKSANIKISTYKNSEEHHIAKDKDSNYEEKKKKIIINKNNDDTNDGIIMHMQDKCTYLKNERKGLQEEKKNISNGENIKESIIINENIIKTNTNIKINTNIKIKINTNLITNINDNINDNINDNIINDNINDNIINDNINDNIINDNINDNKINDNINDNKINDVINDNKNTNLKINIFADHLTCRNQHLNYAKRSTAKNKGDDDYHLSNERKKNEENDVNNDMERNNKIEDKRNILYKEQFNIIVKNYKDCKDISNFDNLHDSDNIIYKKINIKTFIKRDINLYSKMEETKNLIFPMDIKKIYGSLYKVKKKKKIYFKLGHKKKNKKNNNKILIDNILHNLIILFYEFYYYNQMDNFKIDLDFYQVHNSLICIVDELFILHNLQGEEIFAKKEKKAKKNICKRKVIIKEEQKMKGEKEKEEKTEKKEEKTEKKENMTEEKENMTEKKENMTEKKENMTEKKENMTAEKENMTAEKENMTAEKENMTEEKENMTEEKEKMTEEKEQVTEKEKEKMTEEKENMTEKKENMTEEKEQITEEKEQITEEKEQMTEEKEQITEEKEQITEEKEQITEEKEQITEEKEQITEEKEQITEEKEQITEEKEQITEEKEQITEEKENMTEKKENMTDEKEQMKDQSLTLDYKYLNRDKNLLFLSFHNMTMKYKCVEINLHFYDENGELMTPEIISNLTNKSNITNLLNGHMQICEISNMNALEKDQINDIEKNVEMDDKEELITNEQSNNESSPNKKKNKKKNKKKNKKKKKKKNVSCNNSRSSSQNNDDNDDNNDQNNNHNNNQNDQNNNQDNNQDNNQDNNQDNNQDNNQDNNQNDNHKKVLPNLKKNKGNEKIKKNDMINMEQKNDKGKKKKKSASTNKKCSDNLLKENDKEKTSPGKKGMDYIKEDRKYCFNLLYEEQPYKALLLKNDMGINSSEELENDSKKKQKQVSNGLEGLKEEKNEKKKKREDIDEVDICHSGEYIKGSPYMKKNSSGNKLQMNNSTPSITSNGNKKSFINEQNNLNKLIKKKDGEKKKNYINDTKVDVKKGNKNGDKNGDKNGDKKDIKREVIIKTATNENIIYDLYEQEKPLNIPKEILNITALLSSPILTTYNIKPICQVKFNYGYNNTKQGLYNYCYSYLIRIHEGFDIFPMEGFKFRSIVIDGANVCAKVINEKSYNFFDKNLTTVYDCSLLNEVYLYFKKKNVHDIVIVLNSVTKKGNEYFLRNKKLFNYSCLENLIKLNVILISNEKYYQSEKWGVIKQRTYDDVVILQLAAHKNGCVISNDNYNDLKEDEYYRDIKHVISYYVVKHNYDKNKGFYLDITKKPLKFILNALFQKV